A single window of Sphingobacteriales bacterium DNA harbors:
- the yhdJ gene encoding adenine-specific DNA-methyltransferase: MEILGNEQHKIIHGDALEALKTLPDNAVDLIFADPPYNIGKNFNGHIEKWKTEEAYLEWCYEWLDLCIQKLKPNGSFYVMTATQFMPFFDIYLRKKLDILSRLVWYYDSSGVQAKKYYGSMYEPILFCVKDKNNYTFNTNDILVEAKTGAKRKLIDYRKAVPTVYSSEKVPGNVWEFARVRYRMDEYENHPTQKPIALLERIIKASSNEGDLVLDPFSGTFTTCFVAKELGRNSIGIELQEEYVKIGLRRLQLAKEFKGEKLQKEIRTYETEKLAAANTLKLFEEPNGKYIHSKH, translated from the coding sequence ATGGAAATATTAGGTAACGAACAACATAAAATTATTCACGGAGACGCTTTGGAAGCATTAAAAACACTTCCTGACAACGCTGTGGATTTGATATTTGCCGACCCACCCTACAACATTGGTAAAAACTTTAACGGACATATTGAAAAATGGAAAACAGAAGAAGCATACCTTGAATGGTGCTACGAGTGGCTTGACTTGTGTATTCAAAAACTTAAACCAAACGGCAGTTTTTATGTAATGACAGCGACACAGTTTATGCCGTTTTTCGACATTTATCTACGAAAAAAATTAGACATACTTTCCAGACTTGTTTGGTATTACGACAGTTCAGGCGTTCAAGCCAAAAAATATTATGGTTCAATGTATGAGCCAATTTTGTTTTGTGTAAAAGACAAGAACAATTACACTTTTAACACAAACGACATCTTAGTAGAAGCAAAAACAGGAGCAAAACGAAAACTCATTGATTATCGCAAAGCCGTTCCGACAGTTTACAGTTCAGAGAAAGTTCCCGGCAATGTTTGGGAGTTTGCAAGGGTTCGTTATCGTATGGACGAATACGAAAATCACCCGACACAGAAACCAATCGCTTTACTCGAAAGGATTATAAAAGCAAGTTCAAACGAAGGAGATTTAGTGTTAGACCCATTTTCGGGAACATTTACTACTTGCTTTGTGGCAAAAGAACTTGGCAGAAATTCCATTGGCATAGAACTACAAGAAGAGTATGTAAAAATTGGTTTGCGGAGATTACAATTAGCCAAAGAGTTTAAAGGCGAAAAACTACAAAAAGAAATCCGCACTTATGAAACAGAAAAGTTGGCGGCAGCCAACACCTTAAAATTATTTGAAGAGCCAAATGGAAAATATATTCACAGCAAACATTAA
- a CDS encoding HEAT repeat domain-containing protein produces MLTKEYIKKLKTSRNGAIKHLVEQNKTNSSNLVFILESLGQLPKNFDGSFLPDLTTHKSSNVRLLAVKNIGKLATEENIQLLLYISKHDNDTTVRREAISSIGRMRKEIVKPYLVEALKDQDPKVVCQAIRGLLVFKGNGVDEELKKLIYHENEMVRTVIYKEFFPTQKTHKNQPHIESYDYLKNVVVNADTIETMKLLEDESIHLTFTSPPYYNARDYSIYPSYKAYLEFLADVFKEVHRITKEGRFLIVNTSPIIIPRISRSHSSKRYPIPFDIHPYLMEMGWEFIDDIVWLKPEASVKNRIGGFMQHRKPLGYKPNCVTEYLMVYRKSTEKLLDWNIRSYDHKTVQESKVADGYETSNVWKIDPCFNKVHSAVFPVELCRRVIQYYSFKGDLVFDPFGGSGTMGKTAKNLGRNFFLTEKEETYFEYMKSKKSKALFDERETKFLKLDEFKEWILREK; encoded by the coding sequence ATGCTTACAAAAGAATACATAAAAAAACTAAAAACCAGCAGAAATGGTGCTATTAAACATCTTGTCGAACAAAATAAGACAAACAGTAGCAACTTGGTTTTTATCTTGGAAAGTTTGGGACAACTGCCTAAAAACTTTGACGGTTCATTCTTGCCTGACTTGACAACGCACAAAAGTTCAAACGTTAGGCTTTTGGCTGTAAAGAATATCGGAAAATTAGCAACCGAAGAAAATATTCAACTACTTTTATACATCTCAAAACACGACAACGATACAACTGTTAGACGTGAAGCAATTTCATCAATCGGACGAATGAGAAAAGAAATTGTGAAGCCATATTTGGTTGAAGCGTTAAAAGACCAAGACCCAAAAGTCGTTTGCCAAGCCATTCGTGGACTTTTAGTTTTTAAAGGCAACGGAGTTGATGAAGAACTTAAAAAGTTAATCTATCACGAAAACGAAATGGTGCGAACGGTGATTTATAAAGAGTTTTTTCCTACGCAAAAAACTCATAAAAATCAGCCTCATATCGAAAGTTACGACTATCTGAAAAACGTTGTCGTAAATGCTGATACGATTGAAACTATGAAACTTTTGGAAGATGAAAGTATTCATTTGACGTTCACTTCGCCTCCGTATTACAACGCAAGGGATTATTCAATCTACCCAAGCTACAAAGCGTATTTAGAATTTCTTGCAGACGTTTTTAAAGAAGTTCATCGTATAACCAAAGAAGGGCGTTTTTTAATCGTAAACACTTCACCAATTATTATTCCGAGAATTAGCCGTTCACATAGCAGTAAACGCTATCCAATCCCGTTTGACATTCACCCATATTTAATGGAAATGGGTTGGGAATTTATTGACGACATTGTTTGGTTGAAACCCGAAGCAAGTGTAAAAAATCGCATTGGTGGTTTTATGCAACATCGTAAACCTCTTGGCTACAAACCAAATTGTGTAACCGAATATTTAATGGTTTATAGAAAATCAACTGAAAAATTATTGGATTGGAATATTCGTTCATACGACCACAAAACAGTCCAGGAAAGCAAAGTAGCAGACGGTTACGAAACATCAAACGTTTGGAAAATTGACCCTTGCTTTAACAAAGTGCATTCCGCAGTTTTTCCTGTCGAACTTTGCAGACGAGTAATTCAATATTACTCTTTCAAGGGCGATTTAGTTTTTGACCCATTTGGTGGAAGTGGAACAATGGGGAAAACCGCAAAAAATTTAGGACGTAACTTTTTCTTGACTGAAAAAGAGGAAACTTATTTTGAATATATGAAATCAAAAAAATCAAAAGCCTTATTTGACGAAAGAGAAACAAAATTTTTAAAATTAGACGAATTTAAAGAATGGATATTACGAGAAAAATAG
- a CDS encoding CfrBI family restriction endonuclease: MDITRKIVIKEIIERLLKAKDYRIVTQTEINTKFLTYCLDFFKKVVDAKLNGTTITEDWYKDNFVMNNSHKPVDRAIYAGINKKTITNMFNSGTKEIVVSASEDNYDTLVNSISHLIEENDTIDLKLTIKFNSVSVELNLNESLIVITSLAVKRAAITGGAYSTIGKIVEGPLMLTLCKLYKVSTENYSIKIEGAGAASYGDFEREIDFFLSKNGINHKCEVKLMGKGNPEVADAVIARESTVFVADKLSDTNKNQLDSLNVNWVELRTEGGFKRFKNVLEKLEIPFTDYNGNLDEDLELLFDEILV, translated from the coding sequence ATGGATATTACGAGAAAAATAGTCATCAAAGAAATTATTGAACGACTTTTAAAAGCAAAAGATTACAGAATTGTAACACAAACAGAAATCAACACAAAGTTTTTGACTTATTGCCTTGATTTCTTCAAGAAAGTTGTTGATGCAAAATTGAACGGAACAACAATTACGGAAGATTGGTACAAAGACAATTTTGTGATGAATAATTCTCACAAACCTGTTGATAGAGCAATTTATGCAGGTATAAATAAGAAAACAATCACAAATATGTTTAACAGTGGAACGAAAGAAATTGTAGTTTCCGCTTCCGAAGATAATTACGACACTCTTGTAAATTCAATTTCTCATTTAATAGAAGAAAACGACACGATAGATTTAAAACTCACAATAAAATTCAATAGCGTTAGCGTTGAATTAAACTTGAACGAAAGCCTAATTGTTATTACCAGTTTGGCAGTTAAACGTGCTGCAATTACGGGCGGTGCATATAGCACAATCGGTAAAATCGTTGAGGGACCCTTGATGCTAACCTTATGCAAATTATACAAAGTTTCTACTGAAAATTACAGCATAAAAATTGAAGGAGCAGGTGCTGCAAGTTATGGAGATTTTGAACGAGAAATAGACTTTTTCCTATCAAAGAATGGAATAAATCACAAATGCGAAGTAAAACTTATGGGAAAAGGAAATCCAGAAGTTGCTGATGCTGTAATTGCAAGAGAAAGCACAGTTTTCGTTGCTGACAAACTTTCGGACACAAACAAAAACCAACTCGATAGCCTAAATGTAAATTGGGTAGAACTACGAACAGAAGGCGGATTTAAGCGTTTCAAAAATGTTTTGGAAAAGTTGGAAATCCCCTTCACGGATTATAACGGAAATTTAGATGAAGACCTTGAACTACTTTTTGATGAAATCTTGGTGTAA
- a CDS encoding type II restriction endonuclease, with protein sequence MFWGYELEKLNKENLKLYKTGRTNANDGGIDFVMKPLGRFFQVTETLDFKKYFLDIDKIQKYPITFVIKSTEPTEDLLKKIRENASKTYSIKAIVDKYMDCIEEVINIPTLNDRFNDAVKQGYLNKILDEVVIQSKVEFNYEDTDDEK encoded by the coding sequence ATATTTTGGGGCTATGAACTTGAAAAACTAAACAAAGAGAATTTAAAACTTTACAAAACAGGAAGAACAAACGCCAATGACGGAGGTATTGACTTCGTGATGAAACCGCTTGGACGATTTTTTCAAGTAACAGAAACTTTGGACTTCAAAAAATACTTTCTCGACATTGACAAAATACAGAAGTATCCAATCACTTTTGTAATCAAATCAACCGAACCGACCGAAGACCTTTTAAAGAAAATCCGAGAGAACGCAAGTAAAACGTATTCAATCAAAGCCATCGTTGATAAGTATATGGACTGCATTGAAGAAGTGATAAATATTCCGACTCTCAACGACAGATTTAACGATGCTGTGAAACAAGGCTATCTAAACAAAATCCTTGACGAAGTAGTCATTCAAAGCAAAGTTGAGTTTAATTATGAGGACACGGACGATGAAAAATAA
- a CDS encoding MBL fold metallo-hydrolase gives MNLYVIDTGFFKLDGGAMFGVVPKSIWQHLNPPDANNLCTWAMRCLLVEDGKRLLLIDCGLGNKQSEKFFSYYEPHGEASLLGSLKKHGFSPDDITDVLLTHLHFDHCGGAVVRVDDHHYRPQFRNATYWTHEAHWNNALHPNPREKASFLKENFVPIQENGQLQFAQAGAEIMPKVRVSLANGHTEGMFVTHIHYRDTVVHYVADLMPSAAHIPVPYLMAYDIQPLELMREKAALLEGVAQRNEVLFFEHDRTIACCTVQKTEKGIRQSEVLRLEDI, from the coding sequence ATGAACTTATACGTCATTGATACCGGATTTTTTAAATTAGACGGCGGTGCTATGTTTGGTGTAGTGCCTAAAAGCATTTGGCAGCACCTCAACCCGCCCGATGCCAACAACCTCTGCACCTGGGCAATGCGCTGCCTACTGGTAGAAGACGGCAAGCGGCTGCTCCTCATTGATTGCGGATTGGGGAATAAGCAAAGCGAAAAATTTTTCAGCTACTACGAACCCCACGGCGAGGCTTCGCTGCTCGGCTCGCTGAAAAAGCACGGCTTTTCGCCGGACGACATCACTGATGTGCTGCTCACGCACCTCCATTTTGACCACTGCGGCGGGGCAGTAGTGCGTGTGGACGACCACCACTACCGCCCGCAGTTTCGCAATGCCACCTACTGGACACACGAGGCGCACTGGAACAATGCCCTGCACCCCAACCCGCGCGAAAAGGCTTCTTTTCTGAAAGAGAATTTTGTGCCTATTCAGGAAAACGGGCAACTGCAATTTGCGCAAGCCGGAGCCGAGATAATGCCCAAGGTGCGCGTGAGCCTCGCCAACGGACACACCGAAGGTATGTTTGTGACGCATATTCATTACCGCGATACGGTAGTGCATTATGTAGCGGATTTGATGCCTTCGGCGGCGCATATTCCTGTGCCTTATTTGATGGCTTATGATATACAGCCTTTGGAATTGATGCGCGAAAAAGCGGCATTGCTCGAAGGGGTGGCGCAGCGCAACGAGGTCTTGTTTTTTGAGCACGACCGCACTATTGCCTGTTGCACCGTACAAAAAACGGAAAAGGGCATACGCCAAAGCGAGGTGCTGCGCTTAGAGGATATTTAG